In a single window of the Sander lucioperca isolate FBNREF2018 chromosome 19, SLUC_FBN_1.2, whole genome shotgun sequence genome:
- the LOC118493844 gene encoding uncharacterized protein LOC118493844 isoform X3: MPEVLPRNYQSISNKDKGEMTVLGRKFYVHLAGITNGAHQAFVEKFKDVGKIEVQCPEESDYLLVFCPIASRVGTDISEALDNMPGDKPAILVVMHHTFSPDHVVAPSMRQVNNPNVLLTVDCLFYERDLLKCNRNDIAWHAVQKFLGIPLSQDSIWNYLGSCWRKYWQPAVIAGGCIVVVTIVVATYFAAIKK; encoded by the exons ATGCCAGAGGTATTACCGAGAAATTATCAATCTATTTC AAACAAGGACAAGGGAGAGATGACTG TGTTGGGGAGAAAATTTTATGTCCACTTGGCGGGAATAACTAATGGTGCTCATCAAGCCTTTGTTGAAAAGTTTAAAGACGTTGGCAAAATTGAGGTGCAGTGTCCTGAAGAAAGTGACTACCTTCTGGTTTTCTGTCCCATCGCTTCACGAGTTGGAACAGACATCAGCGAGGCCCTGGACAACATGCCAG GTGATAAACCAGCAATTCTGGTGGTGATGCATCACACCTTCAGTCCTGACCATGTTGTAGCTCCAAGCATGAGACAGGTAAACAACCCGAACGTCCTCCTCACTGTGGACTGTCTGTTCTATGAGCGCGACCTCCTGAAGTGTAACCGCAATGACATCGCGTGGCATGCTGTCCAGAAGTTTCTGGGAATTCCCCTTTCACAG gACTCTATCTGGAACTACCTCGGAAGTT gTTGGAGGAAGTACTGGCAGCCTGCTGTTATAGCAGGTGGTTGTATAGTGGTGGTGACAATTGTGGTTGCGACATATTTTGCAGCGATAAAGAAGTAA
- the LOC118493844 gene encoding uncharacterized protein LOC118493844 isoform X2, which yields MRNNNSGYRPLRNKDKGEMTVLGRKFYVHLAGITNGAHQAFVEKFKDVGKIEVQCPEESDYLLVFCPIASRVGTDISEALDNMPGDKPAILVVMHHTFSPDHVVAPSMRQVNNPNVLLTVDCLFYERDLLKCNRNDIAWHAVQKFLGIPLSQDSIWNYLGSCKCDCNYELPIRLLNSIFKLHSHGQQYIKEVIARCNPTVHLELCSDTFLIRLQCNRLGRKSTVIKKHNS from the exons ATGCGGAATAACAATTCAGGTTATAGACCTCTAAG AAACAAGGACAAGGGAGAGATGACTG TGTTGGGGAGAAAATTTTATGTCCACTTGGCGGGAATAACTAATGGTGCTCATCAAGCCTTTGTTGAAAAGTTTAAAGACGTTGGCAAAATTGAGGTGCAGTGTCCTGAAGAAAGTGACTACCTTCTGGTTTTCTGTCCCATCGCTTCACGAGTTGGAACAGACATCAGCGAGGCCCTGGACAACATGCCAG GTGATAAACCAGCAATTCTGGTGGTGATGCATCACACCTTCAGTCCTGACCATGTTGTAGCTCCAAGCATGAGACAGGTAAACAACCCGAACGTCCTCCTCACTGTGGACTGTCTGTTCTATGAGCGCGACCTCCTGAAGTGTAACCGCAATGACATCGCGTGGCATGCTGTCCAGAAGTTTCTGGGAATTCCCCTTTCACAG gACTCTATCTGGAACTACCTCGGAAGTTGTAAGTGTGACTGTAATTATGAACTTCCGATTAGGTTACTCAACTCTATCTTTAAACTTCACTCACATGGCCAGCAGTACATTAAAGAAGTTATTGCTCGGTGTAATCCAACTGTCCATTTGGAGTTGTGTAGTGATACCTTTCTAATACGACTCCAATGTAACAGATTGGGTCGAAAATCCACAGTTATCAAAAAACATAATTCTTAA
- the LOC118493844 gene encoding uncharacterized protein LOC118493844 isoform X1 — protein sequence MPEVLPRNYQSISNKDKGEMTVLGRKFYVHLAGITNGAHQAFVEKFKDVGKIEVQCPEESDYLLVFCPIASRVGTDISEALDNMPGDKPAILVVMHHTFSPDHVVAPSMRQVNNPNVLLTVDCLFYERDLLKCNRNDIAWHAVQKFLGIPLSQDSIWNYLGSCKCDCNYELPIRLLNSIFKLHSHGQQYIKEVIARCNPTVHLELCSDTFLIRLQCNRLGRKSTVIKKHNS from the exons ATGCCAGAGGTATTACCGAGAAATTATCAATCTATTTC AAACAAGGACAAGGGAGAGATGACTG TGTTGGGGAGAAAATTTTATGTCCACTTGGCGGGAATAACTAATGGTGCTCATCAAGCCTTTGTTGAAAAGTTTAAAGACGTTGGCAAAATTGAGGTGCAGTGTCCTGAAGAAAGTGACTACCTTCTGGTTTTCTGTCCCATCGCTTCACGAGTTGGAACAGACATCAGCGAGGCCCTGGACAACATGCCAG GTGATAAACCAGCAATTCTGGTGGTGATGCATCACACCTTCAGTCCTGACCATGTTGTAGCTCCAAGCATGAGACAGGTAAACAACCCGAACGTCCTCCTCACTGTGGACTGTCTGTTCTATGAGCGCGACCTCCTGAAGTGTAACCGCAATGACATCGCGTGGCATGCTGTCCAGAAGTTTCTGGGAATTCCCCTTTCACAG gACTCTATCTGGAACTACCTCGGAAGTTGTAAGTGTGACTGTAATTATGAACTTCCGATTAGGTTACTCAACTCTATCTTTAAACTTCACTCACATGGCCAGCAGTACATTAAAGAAGTTATTGCTCGGTGTAATCCAACTGTCCATTTGGAGTTGTGTAGTGATACCTTTCTAATACGACTCCAATGTAACAGATTGGGTCGAAAATCCACAGTTATCAAAAAACATAATTCTTAA